A single genomic interval of Juglans regia cultivar Chandler chromosome 1, Walnut 2.0, whole genome shotgun sequence harbors:
- the LOC109022025 gene encoding uncharacterized protein LOC109022025 → MGHPLSFILFHLLPVILFTAQITLAPDPVCKGTCGSVQVKYPFGTGTGCGSPRFQPYVTCKSDEDQLVFTTHTGSYPITSISYTTSTLIISPSDMSTCISMRQCSSILGVDWASPFQLGPSTFILISCTPPTSSLTLKGTPICDPSYSHLCASLYTCPAVLSLGLPLFPPTNSCCVYSPANLNGKGELDLRKLKCEGYASVLSLGMYPTDPSQWQYGVALKYVNGVLDSNIIDTKCNACEMSGGVCGYAPPSNSFVCICKNGYNTSMDCNNNYGQGQLGIFWSTASLPTGELWFGFLAGLIFCLFT, encoded by the exons ATGGGACATCCTCTATCGTTCATCCTCTTCCACCTTCTCCCCGTCATCCTCTTCACAGCCCAGATCACCTTAGCCCCAGACCCTGTATGCAAGGGCACCTGCGGCTCCGTACAGGTCAAGTACCCTTTTGGTACCGGCACCGGCTGCGGCTCGCCGCGGTTCCAGCCCTATGTAACATGCAAATCCGACGAGGACCAGCTCGTTTTCACCACACACACAGGTTCGTATCCCATCACCTCCATATCCTACACCACTTCCACCCTAATCATCTCCCCCTCCGACATGTCGACTTGCATATCCATGCGCCAGTGCTCCTCTATCTTGGGCGTCGACTGGGCCAGTCCTTTCCAGCTCGGTCCGTCAACTTTCATCCTCATTTCATGCACGCCTCCGACCTCTTCCCTCACCCTCAAGGGCACCCCCATCTGCGACCCTTCCTACTCTCACCTCTGCGCTTCTCTATACACGTGCCCCGCAGTCCTCTCGCTCGGTTTGCCTCTGTTCCCGCCTACCAACTCTTGTTGCGTGTACTCTCCGGCAAATCTGAACGGCAAGGGAGAACTGGATTTGCGTAAGCTGAAGTGTGAAGGGTACGCGTCTGTGTTGTCGCTAGGGATGTACCCTACTGACCCGTCGCAATGGCAGTATGGGGTGGCGTTGAAGTATGTCAATGGAGTATTGGATAGTAACATCATCGACACCAAATGTAACGCATGCGAGATGAGTGGTGGTGTGTGTGGGTATGCGCCACCTAGTAACTCCTTTGTCTGCATCTGTAAGAATGGATACAATACGAGTATGGATTGCAATAATAACTACGGTCAGGGTCAGCTGGGGATCTTTTGGAGCACTGCTTCTTTGCCAACTG GGGAACTCTGGTTTGGGTTCTTGGCAGGCCTGATTTTCTGTTTGTTTACCTGA